The following coding sequences lie in one Rutidosis leptorrhynchoides isolate AG116_Rl617_1_P2 chromosome 4, CSIRO_AGI_Rlap_v1, whole genome shotgun sequence genomic window:
- the LOC139843306 gene encoding amino acid transporter AVT6E-like: MGNNYEQIPKDSFVELQLQDENGYRSQNPKLGHLDDQDDDFDSEFDNLPLVMVSKDASGSGIYGAVFNLATSVIGAGIMALPATMKVLGLIVGIILIFLMGILSEISVEFLIRFSVQCKSNSYGEVVQEALGKPARILSEICIIVNNAGVLVVYLIIIGDVMSGSLRHIGVFDQWLGNGFWDHRKLVILIVVIVCLAPLCVLDKIDSLSTTSAASVALAVVFVFVAFIVAFIKLVEGKIEPPRLTPDFGSKEAILDLLVVIPIMSNAYVCHFNVQPIYNELEDRSPQKMNKVGRLTTVLCVMIYASTAIAGYLLFGQDTESDILTNFDKPLGIRFSTALTYIVRVGYVFHLVLVFPVIHFSLRQTVDELAFHGSGPLSESRKRCLGLTFVLLALVYVGSTMIPSIWTAFKFTGATTAVSLGFTFPALIALRLSSQGPGLSNQERFLAWLMLCLAIMVSVVGVVGNIYSMQSKSQ, from the coding sequence ATGGGAAATAACTATGAACAAATTCCCAAAGATTCTTTTGTTGAATTGCAATTACAAGATGAAAATGGGTATAGATCTCAAAACCCTAAATTAGGCCATCTTGATGATCAAGATGATGACTTTGACTCCGAATTTGACAATTTGCCACTTGTTATGGTTTCAAAAGATGCATCTGGTTCTGGGATTTATGGGGCTGTTTTTAATTTAGCTACATCTGTTATTGGGGCTGGAATTATGGCACTTCCTGCTACTATGAAAGTTTTAGGGCTAATTGTTGGAATTATTTTAATATTTTTGATGGGTATATTATCAGAAATTAGTGTTGAATTCCTTATTAGATTTTCTGTTCAATGTAAGTCTAATTCTTATGGTGAAGTTGTTCAAGAAGCATTAGGGAAACCAGCAAGAATTTTGTCTGAAATTTGTATTATAGTCAACAATGCAGGTGTTTTAGTAGTTTATTTGATCATAATCGGTGATGTTATGTCGGGTTCTCTTAGACATATTGGTGTTTTTGATCAATGGTTAGGTAACGGGTTTTGGGATCATCGAAAATTAGTGATCTTGATTGTGGTTATTGTTTGTCTTGCTCCATTATGTGTGTTGGATAAGATTGATTCTTTGAGTACTACTTCTGCTGCTTCGGTTGCACTTGCAGTCGTGTTTGTGTTTGTTGCATTTATTGTAGCGTTTATTAAACTCGTAGAAGGTAAAATTGAACCGCCTAGATTGACCCCAGATTTTGGTTCAAAAGAAGCGATTCTTGATTTATTAGTAGTGATTCCAATAATGTCGAACGCGTATGTTTGTCACTTCAATGTTCAACCTATTTACAATGAGCTTGAAGACCGTTCGCCTCAGAAAATGAACAAAGTGGGCCGTCTTACGACTGTTCTTTGTGTTATGATATACGCTTCGACTGCCATTGCAGGCTACCTTTTATTCGGTCAAGATACCGAATCTGATATTCTAACTAACTTCGATAAACCCCTAGGGATTCGGTTCAGTACCGCGTTAACTTATATTGTGCGTGTTGGATACGTGTTCCACTTGGTTCTAGTTTTTCCCGTTATCCATTTTTCATTAAGGCAAACGGTCGATGAGTTGGCATTTCATGGATCGGGACCATTATCCGAGAGTAGAAAAAGGTGTTTAGGGTTAACATTTGTGCTGTTAGCACTTGTGTACGTGGGGTCCACAATGATTCCGAGTATCTGGACTGCTTTTAAGTTTACGGGTGCAACTACGGCTGTGTCATTAGGGTTTACGTTTCCGGCTCTTATTGCTCTTCGATTAAGTAGTCAGGGTCCCGGTTTGAGTAACCAAGAGCGATTCTTGGCTTGGTTGATGTTATGTTTAGCAATCATGGTTAGCGTTGTCGGTGTTGTTGGCAACATTTATAGTATGCAAAGTAAATCTCAGTGA
- the LOC139844970 gene encoding uncharacterized protein, with translation METERLCISGVGVPVVEDAFSLMLQTVFIAEKSICWLLFQIGSVRHNDADDLSNLIEAEKRFPFSDLNRVSKTDEECKDNNETKGDSVEDADNVGDEDSDDDNDDDDEDSSGEDDEDDDDEGDVDSDSDDDNGESDDDDDDEDDDDDDDDEDDDDDDDDDEDEDNQPPFKKTK, from the exons ATGGAGACGGAGAGACTGTGCATCTCCGGTGTAGGTGTTCCGGTGGTGGAAGATGCCTTCAGTTTGATGCTTCAGACGGTTTTTATTGCTGAAAAATCCATTTGTTGGCTTCTGTTTCAG ATTGGATCGGTACGTCATAACGATGCTGATGATTTGTCTAACTTGATTGAAGCTGAAAAGAG GTTTCCTTTTAGTGACCTTAACAGAGTATCAAAAACAGATGAAGAATGCAAGGATAATAATGAAACAAAGGGCGATAGTGTTGAAGATGCTGATAATGTTGGTGATGAGGACAGtgatgatgacaatgatgatgatgatgaagattcatCTGGAGaagacgatgaagatgatgatgatgaaggggaTGTTGACAGTGATTCTGATGATGATAATGGGGAAAGTGACGACGATgatgacgatgaagatgatgacgacgatgatgatgacgaagatgacgatgatgatgatgacgacgacgaAGATGAAGATAACCAACCGCCCTTTAAGAAGACAAAATAG